A genomic window from Klebsiella quasipneumoniae subsp. quasipneumoniae includes:
- a CDS encoding beta-glucosidase family protein, with translation MPALSLSLSVAEKARLTAGMGMWSTHPIPHSTLGSVTLSDGPMGITGGRVDERDIALLSPCGLALGASWDRQLVSRVGGVIGEEALRTGTQALLAPNLNLLRSPLAGRAFELFGEDPRHIAELGAAWIDGVQRQGVGCIVKHMVCNDSETDRRTMNVVVDEATLREVYFWPFEVAASRGVWGMLTAYNRVNGIYCAEQHQAISQWLKRDLGWDGLVMSDWFGTQNGPASFRAGLDLEMPGPARHMGERLLPALMDTDSDARRLDDAAIRLARLAERVSHPLPWDGSAAAEAQRRHTLEEAAAAGFVLLHNRQRLLPLAAQAGQRLAVIGPNATTPCFQGGTFARVALMPGLISPLEAIRQRFSAAGVEISYAQGVESDYRIPPLHHLPLRTAAGERGLDVAYATADGGVVHQEVRDASSLIWFRDMPGVGDMLRLTERATVTVSCQFTAPVSGRYGFWIGGTGEIALQLNGERMATFNGEALEGDIMGKLMQAPHIRLDFPLQAGETLTFRAEMALGSSIAHGIWFGCQPPQTIDLLQQAVDHARAADSVVLVIGETADAGLESIDRDATALPAHQVALIRAVCAANPRTVVVLNVAHPVDTGCLADAAAVMVVWYPGQEFGPALASVLAGDREPGGRLPVTFAQRLDDYPVRSLTPDAAGDLWYHERQQVGYRWFNARERPAAWAFGHGLGYADITLSAAALTGDEVDALQLRCRLENRAARAGKAVVQLYLRGPETAWSALAEFAAVSVPAHEEVALTLALPRHALQRWQVPAQEWRLASGPWQLAVGFASDDIRATFDFVLTPDGKISHRG, from the coding sequence ATGCCTGCGCTCAGTCTGTCGCTTAGCGTTGCCGAAAAAGCGCGGCTCACCGCCGGGATGGGGATGTGGTCCACCCACCCTATCCCCCACTCCACGCTGGGTTCAGTCACCCTGTCCGACGGCCCGATGGGGATCACCGGCGGCCGGGTTGACGAGCGGGATATTGCCCTGCTCAGCCCCTGCGGGCTGGCGCTTGGCGCCAGCTGGGACCGCCAGCTGGTCAGCCGGGTTGGCGGCGTCATCGGCGAGGAGGCGCTGCGCACCGGAACGCAGGCGCTGCTGGCGCCTAACCTGAACCTGTTGCGCAGCCCCCTTGCCGGCCGCGCGTTTGAGCTTTTCGGCGAAGACCCGCGGCATATCGCCGAGCTCGGCGCGGCGTGGATCGACGGCGTCCAGCGTCAGGGGGTGGGCTGCATCGTCAAGCATATGGTCTGCAATGATTCGGAAACCGATCGGCGGACCATGAACGTGGTTGTCGATGAAGCCACCCTGCGCGAAGTCTATTTCTGGCCGTTCGAAGTGGCGGCCAGCCGCGGCGTCTGGGGCATGCTGACCGCCTATAACCGGGTGAACGGGATCTATTGCGCCGAGCAGCATCAGGCCATCAGCCAGTGGCTGAAGCGCGATCTCGGCTGGGACGGGCTGGTGATGTCCGACTGGTTCGGCACCCAGAACGGCCCGGCCAGCTTCCGCGCCGGGCTGGATCTGGAGATGCCGGGCCCGGCCCGCCATATGGGCGAGCGCCTGCTGCCCGCGCTGATGGACACCGACAGCGACGCCCGGCGGCTGGACGATGCCGCCATCCGGCTGGCGCGGCTGGCCGAACGGGTCAGCCATCCCCTGCCCTGGGATGGCTCTGCCGCCGCCGAGGCGCAGCGGCGTCACACCCTCGAAGAGGCGGCGGCGGCGGGGTTTGTCCTGCTGCACAATCGCCAGCGGCTGCTGCCCCTCGCCGCGCAGGCGGGACAGCGGCTGGCGGTGATTGGCCCCAACGCCACGACGCCCTGCTTCCAGGGCGGGACCTTTGCCAGAGTGGCGCTGATGCCGGGGCTGATCTCTCCTCTGGAGGCCATTCGCCAGCGCTTTTCCGCCGCAGGGGTCGAAATAAGCTATGCCCAGGGGGTGGAGAGCGATTACCGCATCCCGCCTCTGCATCATCTGCCGCTGCGCACCGCCGCCGGCGAGCGCGGCCTGGACGTTGCCTACGCCACCGCCGACGGGGGCGTGGTTCATCAGGAGGTGCGCGACGCCTCCTCGCTGATCTGGTTCCGCGATATGCCGGGCGTCGGCGACATGCTGCGCCTGACCGAACGCGCCACCGTGACGGTAAGCTGCCAGTTCACCGCGCCGGTGAGCGGCCGCTACGGCTTCTGGATCGGCGGCACCGGGGAGATCGCCCTGCAGCTGAACGGCGAGCGCATGGCGACCTTTAACGGCGAGGCGCTGGAGGGGGATATCATGGGCAAGCTGATGCAAGCCCCGCATATCCGTCTCGACTTCCCGCTGCAGGCGGGGGAAACCCTGACCTTCCGGGCCGAGATGGCGCTGGGCAGCAGTATCGCCCACGGCATCTGGTTCGGCTGCCAGCCCCCGCAAACCATCGACCTGCTGCAGCAGGCGGTCGACCATGCCCGGGCGGCCGACAGCGTGGTGCTGGTGATCGGGGAAACGGCCGATGCCGGTCTGGAGAGCATCGACCGGGACGCTACCGCGCTGCCGGCGCATCAGGTCGCCCTGATCCGCGCCGTCTGCGCGGCGAATCCGCGGACGGTGGTGGTGCTCAACGTCGCCCATCCGGTGGATACCGGGTGTCTCGCCGACGCGGCGGCGGTCATGGTCGTCTGGTATCCGGGCCAGGAGTTTGGCCCGGCGCTGGCCTCGGTGCTGGCCGGGGATCGTGAGCCTGGCGGTCGCCTGCCGGTGACCTTCGCCCAGCGTCTGGACGACTATCCGGTGCGCAGCCTGACGCCGGACGCCGCAGGGGACCTCTGGTACCACGAGCGCCAGCAGGTGGGCTATCGCTGGTTTAACGCCCGCGAACGCCCCGCCGCCTGGGCCTTTGGTCACGGTCTGGGGTATGCCGATATCACCCTGAGCGCCGCCGCGCTGACAGGCGACGAGGTGGACGCTCTGCAGCTGCGCTGCCGGCTGGAAAACCGCGCCGCCCGCGCCGGAAAAGCAGTGGTCCAGCTCTACCTGCGGGGGCCGGAGACGGCCTGGTCGGCGCTGGCGGAGTTTGCGGCGGTCAGCGTCCCGGCGCACGAGGAAGTCGCCCTGACCCTTGCCCTGCCGCGTCACGCGCTGCAGCGCTGGCAGGTGCCAGCCCAGGAATGGCGCCTGGCCAGCGGCCCCTGGCAGCTGGCGGTGGGTTTCGCCAGCGACGATATCCGGGCAACCTTCGATTTCGTGCTGACTCCCGACGGGAAAATCAGCCACCGGGGCTAA
- a CDS encoding carbohydrate porin, translating to MSLCCTDVSKKIVFPLSALTLAIFSSTALADTWTCEQLDKLNTRSAQVVSPPSTCESLIGDIGGFRSALADRGWGVQLSWNPMVMYDLKGQSADPQQYAGQNFTWSQNMSLNVTYDLSRIGFSKDAQFTFSPQWATSNYHDSYPELHNIAVLAVNQPLLNGQLELQYGFYPLIRQFYGMVLGGNSSSAALGPTSVIPVQVGISLNAPTPTFTAIVRDSDKKFYNNFAVSRSMSPAGHLDDVEQNPSGLKWHVDGANPILVNEFGFKQAAGESQRSLWFRAGAIYNTSHYQYFDQPGDSSSNYAFYVANTMQLTQPKKGLPLGLYLDVKADYAPDDRNAYTSDFQVTFFDIGLFPGREQDMTSLGYTRSFISKKFRDYVGEAGMEAPQSINAISLSHALRVTKGIYWINGITWQDNPTLVPKHESAVLWQSSMYWNF from the coding sequence ATGAGTCTCTGCTGTACCGACGTAAGTAAGAAAATAGTGTTTCCACTTTCGGCGCTGACGCTGGCGATATTCTCCAGTACCGCGCTGGCCGATACCTGGACCTGTGAGCAACTGGATAAACTGAATACCCGCTCCGCGCAGGTCGTCAGCCCTCCGTCGACCTGCGAATCGCTCATCGGCGATATTGGCGGCTTTCGCAGCGCGCTGGCCGACCGCGGGTGGGGCGTCCAGTTAAGCTGGAACCCGATGGTGATGTACGATCTGAAAGGCCAGTCCGCCGACCCGCAACAATATGCCGGGCAGAATTTTACCTGGTCGCAAAATATGTCGCTGAACGTCACCTACGATTTAAGCCGAATTGGTTTTAGCAAAGACGCGCAATTTACTTTTTCTCCCCAGTGGGCGACCTCTAATTATCATGATAGCTATCCGGAACTGCATAATATTGCGGTGCTGGCGGTGAACCAGCCCTTATTAAACGGCCAGCTGGAACTGCAGTATGGTTTTTATCCGTTAATTCGTCAGTTTTACGGCATGGTGCTGGGGGGGAACTCCTCGTCAGCCGCGCTGGGGCCGACCAGCGTGATCCCGGTGCAGGTGGGGATCAGCCTCAACGCGCCGACGCCGACCTTCACCGCCATCGTCCGCGACAGCGATAAGAAGTTCTATAACAACTTTGCCGTCAGCCGCAGTATGTCGCCTGCCGGACATCTCGACGACGTGGAGCAGAACCCCTCGGGGCTGAAATGGCACGTCGATGGCGCCAACCCGATCCTGGTTAATGAGTTTGGCTTTAAGCAGGCGGCGGGCGAGTCGCAGCGATCGCTGTGGTTCCGCGCCGGGGCTATCTATAACACCTCGCACTACCAGTATTTTGACCAGCCCGGCGACAGCAGTAGTAACTATGCGTTCTACGTCGCCAACACCATGCAGCTGACCCAGCCGAAAAAAGGGCTTCCGCTGGGGCTGTATCTCGATGTGAAAGCGGACTACGCGCCGGACGATCGCAATGCTTACACCAGCGACTTTCAGGTGACCTTCTTTGACATCGGCCTGTTTCCGGGCCGCGAGCAGGATATGACCTCGCTGGGCTACACCCGCTCCTTTATCAGTAAAAAGTTCCGCGATTATGTCGGCGAGGCGGGGATGGAAGCGCCGCAGAGCATCAACGCCATCTCCCTGTCGCACGCCCTGCGCGTGACGAAAGGTATTTACTGGATCAACGGTATCACCTGGCAGGATAACCCGACGCTGGTGCCGAAGCATGAGTCGGCGGTCCTCTGGCAGTCCTCGATGTACTGGAACTTCTGA
- a CDS encoding MFS transporter: MHKVSATPCEAGAVQAILLMLAALLPIMGTLTMLPVMPLLFGHFAAQPHAQLLVPMIITIPAVSMALLAPLAGRVGDRLSRRRLLIAATALYAGFGLLPVMLDDLYAILLARLVMGIADAFILTTANALIGDYFAGEARSKWLAVQSGIGSILSTLIVLGAGLLGTLGWYGPIYLYALAIPVFIGLCLFTAEPATRRRADSVADEEPVAFPGRKMATIGLITLASAILYFLEPLQISQVFSQLGLTSSSQIGIATAVAGIGVPLGAWLYGRSARQRVDRQFFLFYAIFGLGLLFIAVAHNPLAGVAAAFVAQVGNGMLIPLMLAWMLEALPAPHRATGIGIWHTFFFLGMFISPVLMTLLNGMTGSMQDSLLLFALLTLAIAGATGIASARMGGRRALAR; this comes from the coding sequence ATGCACAAGGTTTCAGCAACCCCGTGCGAGGCGGGGGCCGTACAGGCGATTTTACTGATGTTGGCGGCCCTGTTGCCGATCATGGGGACCTTGACCATGCTGCCGGTGATGCCGCTCCTGTTCGGCCATTTTGCCGCGCAGCCGCACGCCCAGCTGCTGGTGCCGATGATCATCACCATTCCGGCGGTGAGCATGGCGCTGCTGGCTCCGCTGGCGGGGAGGGTGGGCGATCGCCTGAGCCGTCGTCGCCTGCTGATTGCCGCCACTGCTCTGTACGCGGGGTTTGGCCTGCTGCCGGTGATGCTCGACGATCTGTATGCCATTCTGCTGGCGCGGCTGGTGATGGGCATCGCCGACGCCTTTATTCTTACCACCGCCAATGCGCTGATTGGCGACTACTTTGCCGGCGAGGCGCGCAGCAAATGGCTGGCGGTGCAGAGCGGCATCGGTTCGATACTGTCGACGCTGATCGTGCTGGGCGCTGGCCTGCTGGGCACCCTGGGCTGGTATGGCCCGATCTACCTGTATGCGCTGGCGATCCCGGTCTTTATCGGCCTGTGCCTGTTCACCGCTGAGCCGGCGACCCGCCGTCGCGCGGACAGCGTCGCTGACGAGGAGCCTGTCGCTTTTCCAGGGCGCAAAATGGCGACGATCGGCCTGATTACCCTCGCCAGCGCAATCCTCTACTTTCTCGAGCCGCTGCAGATAAGCCAGGTGTTCAGTCAGCTCGGGCTGACCTCCAGCAGCCAGATCGGCATCGCCACCGCCGTTGCGGGCATTGGCGTGCCGCTGGGCGCCTGGCTGTATGGCCGCAGCGCCAGGCAGCGTGTCGACAGGCAGTTTTTCCTTTTTTACGCCATTTTTGGCCTCGGTCTGCTGTTTATCGCCGTGGCCCACAATCCGCTGGCCGGCGTGGCGGCAGCATTCGTCGCGCAGGTTGGTAACGGAATGCTGATCCCTCTGATGCTGGCCTGGATGTTGGAAGCCCTGCCGGCGCCGCACCGGGCGACGGGGATCGGCATCTGGCACACCTTCTTTTTCCTCGGCATGTTCATCAGCCCGGTTCTGATGACCTTGCTGAACGGCATGACCGGCAGTATGCAGGACAGCCTGCTGCTGTTTGCGCTGCTGACGCTGGCTATCGCCGGCGCGACGGGTATCGCCAGCGCCCGGATGGGGGGCCGCCGCGCGCTGGCTCGTTAA
- a CDS encoding NADPH-dependent FMN reductase, with product MNKPAFSRPPLLIGIGGTTRPGSSTERALAAALAHARTLGAQTQLFGGAELAALPPFNPEVTTRTPQETAFVDAVRQADGILLASPGYHGGVSGLVKNAIDLLEDLRGDSRVYLDGRAVGCIVTAAGWQGCNTTLGAMRGIVHALRGWPTPLGVTLNTAGVSLFDSEGRCTDDAVQRALATVAEQALAFAPDAPLRRHADACAQSVA from the coding sequence ATGAATAAACCTGCTTTCTCACGCCCACCGCTGCTGATCGGCATCGGCGGCACCACCCGCCCGGGCTCCAGCACCGAGCGCGCCCTCGCCGCCGCGCTGGCCCACGCCCGCACGCTCGGCGCGCAGACCCAGCTGTTCGGCGGCGCTGAACTGGCGGCCCTGCCGCCGTTTAACCCGGAAGTCACCACCCGCACGCCGCAGGAAACGGCGTTTGTCGACGCCGTGCGCCAGGCCGACGGCATTCTGCTGGCCTCGCCGGGCTACCACGGCGGGGTGTCTGGTCTGGTGAAGAACGCCATCGACCTGCTGGAAGATTTGCGCGGCGACAGCCGGGTCTATCTTGATGGCCGGGCGGTGGGCTGCATCGTCACCGCCGCCGGCTGGCAGGGTTGCAACACCACCCTCGGCGCCATGCGTGGGATCGTTCACGCCCTGCGCGGCTGGCCGACTCCGCTGGGGGTGACCCTCAACACCGCCGGCGTGTCGCTGTTCGACAGCGAGGGCCGCTGCACCGACGACGCGGTCCAGCGCGCGCTGGCCACCGTAGCCGAACAAGCGCTGGCCTTCGCCCCCGATGCCCCCTTACGGAGACATGCCGATGCCTGCGCTCAGTCTGTCGCTTAG